The Scytonema hofmannii PCC 7110 genome includes a region encoding these proteins:
- a CDS encoding DUF192 domain-containing protein, translating into MNEQQKSFPTFHHKSIEERILYVLNKIGPIAAIGTVAFPIAIAFIPPSPQNLPIGAIMKVQNQAIELEVASSPNQLATGLKERHYLPQNRGMLFVIGKPQTVKMWMKNVKIPLDMVFIQDNTVKTVVENVPPCAKIDNCPYYDSVYPVNRIVELRAGRAKILGIKPGIQLEINFISQKSQ; encoded by the coding sequence ATGAATGAACAACAAAAGTCATTTCCTACATTCCACCATAAAAGTATAGAAGAAAGAATACTCTATGTACTTAACAAAATAGGACCAATCGCAGCTATAGGAACTGTAGCTTTTCCGATAGCGATCGCCTTCATTCCACCTTCACCACAAAATTTGCCAATAGGTGCCATCATGAAGGTTCAAAATCAAGCTATAGAACTAGAAGTGGCTTCATCTCCAAACCAATTAGCCACAGGGCTAAAAGAAAGACATTACTTGCCACAAAATAGAGGCATGCTCTTTGTTATTGGCAAACCGCAGACTGTGAAAATGTGGATGAAAAACGTAAAAATTCCGTTAGATATGGTGTTCATCCAAGACAACACTGTGAAAACAGTTGTTGAGAATGTCCCACCTTGCGCCAAGATCGACAACTGCCCATATTACGATTCTGTTTATCCAGTCAACAGAATTGTTGAGCTAAGAGCAGGTCGTGCAAAGATACTGGGAATCAAACCAGGCATTCAGTTGGAAATAAACTTTATTTCGCAAAAATCACAGTAA
- a CDS encoding type IV secretory system conjugative DNA transfer family protein encodes MTQQSSSIKQNTNFVQELQNPQTPVGKYTSFLFSSQGLTLIICLGGFLLLQIFSGNKKGKLATSYFGGGKEAAKAKNKAVKQILKPKCDSAALYIGRHKFKDGRTKGEKGTGGTPLYIPDVQRGTAVIGAPGSGKSFSAINPMIYSAIDQGFPIVLYDFKYPTQAKVASYAKKQGYEVHVFAPGFPESEVCNPLDFLRDATDAETARQLATVINKNFKMMASSNEDAFFGPAGDQLTEAILMLTKETKYPDIMTAAAILSSEKMVERLMAANLNPWIKISFGQLFSSAGSEKTVAGIAGTASLMFTRFMKKNTLGCFVGKTTLPLDIKKKQMVIFGLDRERRDAVGPLLCSILHMTVARAIAKKRKDPLIVVLDEVPSLYLPDLFKWLNESRSEGFCGILGWQNMGQLEKYYGKEVAKTMLGACGTKFIFNPGEDESARLFSSYLGEEEIKYKQKSRSTGGGKTSTSISDQEKTRKLFEPAQFLKLPPGKCIFINPAYSNKNEASVPILKAIKVPKALINIEKENDGGWEKLIISLTHKSTQRRPTQEDLDTRIAEVERLFPVPQAPVQAGAAPLPLDAYQGFF; translated from the coding sequence ATGACTCAGCAAAGTAGTTCCATAAAACAGAATACTAATTTCGTTCAAGAACTGCAAAATCCTCAGACACCTGTTGGGAAATACACGAGCTTTTTATTTTCATCCCAAGGATTGACATTAATAATTTGTTTGGGAGGATTCCTCTTATTACAAATATTTTCTGGCAATAAAAAAGGTAAGTTAGCTACGAGTTACTTCGGTGGAGGGAAAGAAGCAGCTAAAGCTAAAAACAAAGCTGTCAAACAAATTCTTAAGCCTAAATGTGATAGCGCTGCATTATATATTGGCAGACACAAATTCAAGGATGGAAGAACAAAGGGGGAGAAGGGGACAGGGGGGACACCGCTATACATCCCCGATGTGCAAAGGGGGACTGCTGTTATTGGAGCCCCAGGAAGTGGTAAATCTTTCTCTGCCATCAACCCCATGATTTACTCTGCTATCGACCAAGGCTTCCCCATTGTCTTGTACGACTTCAAATATCCCACTCAAGCCAAGGTCGCCAGCTACGCTAAAAAGCAGGGCTACGAGGTTCACGTGTTTGCTCCGGGATTCCCCGAAAGTGAAGTTTGCAACCCGCTCGATTTCTTGCGGGATGCTACTGATGCCGAAACTGCCCGCCAGTTAGCAACCGTTATCAACAAAAACTTCAAGATGATGGCATCGAGCAACGAGGATGCCTTCTTCGGTCCTGCGGGCGACCAGCTGACGGAAGCTATTCTGATGCTCACAAAGGAGACTAAGTATCCAGACATTATGACAGCAGCAGCCATCCTATCAAGTGAGAAAATGGTAGAGAGATTGATGGCAGCTAACCTCAACCCGTGGATTAAGATTTCATTCGGTCAGCTCTTCAGTTCGGCAGGAAGCGAGAAAACTGTGGCAGGTATCGCCGGTACTGCTTCATTGATGTTTACCCGATTTATGAAAAAGAATACTTTGGGGTGCTTTGTGGGCAAGACCACCCTTCCCTTAGACATCAAAAAAAAGCAGATGGTTATTTTCGGTTTGGATAGAGAACGTAGAGATGCCGTTGGCCCATTGCTATGTAGCATTCTGCACATGACCGTTGCTAGAGCGATCGCCAAAAAACGTAAAGATCCCCTTATCGTTGTACTAGATGAAGTTCCCTCTCTTTACTTGCCTGACTTGTTTAAATGGCTTAACGAATCGCGAAGTGAAGGATTCTGCGGTATTTTGGGTTGGCAGAACATGGGACAACTTGAGAAATACTACGGTAAGGAAGTAGCCAAAACCATGCTAGGTGCTTGCGGTACCAAATTTATCTTCAACCCCGGTGAAGACGAATCTGCACGGCTTTTTTCCTCGTACTTGGGAGAAGAAGAAATTAAGTACAAACAAAAGTCTCGTTCAACTGGTGGTGGGAAAACTAGTACTTCCATATCAGACCAGGAAAAAACACGCAAGCTGTTTGAGCCTGCCCAATTTTTGAAACTTCCTCCAGGAAAATGCATTTTCATTAACCCTGCTTATTCCAATAAAAATGAAGCTTCCGTGCCTATTTTAAAGGCGATTAAGGTGCCAAAAGCCCTAATAAATATTGAGAAAGAAAATGACGGTGGTTGGGAAAAGCTAATAATTAGCTTGACTCACAAAAGTACTCAAAGACGACCAACTCAAGAAGACTTAGACACAAGGATAGCTGAAGTGGAAAGATTGTTTCCCGTGCCACAAGCCCCCGTACAAGCTGGAGCCGCACCTCTGCCGTTAGATGCTTACCAAGGATTTTTCTAA
- a CDS encoding ATP-binding protein — translation MYCKTFDTLKELIQDSTPLIACESPLQERYRLLLYVTRLCASIGQKCYIWNLGEDSAKEVTCDETENLVVKEFQGYQPKATKTKKEDYFDILSFWKEYNEKGVLIIENIYPWIKENAAKETEFFLLSEWIKSSLLNIKLYNKNTSKIAILLGPSAEISSDMAAEIPLVVQELPDIQEIIESLQNTNTLPKGFDDVDWLNVGKAGMGLYISDIITGLNSIKNREKIDASEKLVQFLLEYKISLLNRLYDIDFVLPPKVKLGGLELMQESFKKFKRLLTPLAKQYNLRVPKGIMLVGPPGTGKSHSAKVCSQIMGVPLIVVDWGNVRSFGNEAEAKLKRLLRLVDRINHLIIYFDDFDKGFAGDDDLSRRLAGQLLTWMQERTSDVVVIASVNRMEWLPPELTRAGRFDYLYKVDLPNNGERHTIFKLHAARFDKRFQNGGDPFNEEDWRRLLKATNRCVGAEIQTIVERSAATTFCKMFEEDTFSGEELPPLELSIPILLEERNLINPLAIREADRVESMRNKADAQASPSSKTDDSIYALGNVDIFG, via the coding sequence ATGTACTGCAAAACTTTCGATACGCTAAAAGAACTCATTCAAGACAGCACGCCTCTTATCGCCTGCGAATCCCCACTGCAAGAACGATACCGACTCTTGCTCTATGTTACTCGTCTCTGTGCCTCAATCGGTCAAAAATGCTACATATGGAACCTAGGGGAAGACAGCGCCAAAGAAGTCACCTGTGATGAAACGGAGAACTTGGTTGTAAAAGAGTTCCAAGGATATCAGCCAAAAGCGACTAAAACCAAAAAAGAGGATTACTTCGATATACTTTCCTTTTGGAAGGAATATAACGAAAAAGGAGTGCTAATTATTGAAAACATTTATCCTTGGATTAAAGAAAATGCTGCAAAAGAAACAGAGTTCTTCTTACTATCAGAATGGATTAAATCCTCATTGTTAAATATCAAGCTGTACAACAAAAACACGAGTAAAATAGCTATTCTGCTTGGTCCCTCTGCCGAAATATCGAGTGATATGGCAGCAGAAATACCGCTGGTCGTTCAAGAGTTGCCAGATATACAGGAAATTATAGAATCCTTACAAAATACCAATACATTGCCAAAAGGCTTTGATGATGTCGATTGGTTGAATGTTGGCAAAGCTGGTATGGGATTGTACATATCTGATATTATTACAGGCTTAAATTCCATTAAAAATCGAGAAAAAATTGACGCTTCAGAAAAGTTAGTCCAATTTCTTTTAGAGTACAAAATTTCACTTCTTAACAGACTTTATGATATTGATTTTGTCTTACCTCCAAAAGTAAAATTGGGAGGACTCGAATTGATGCAAGAATCATTTAAGAAGTTCAAAAGGCTACTGACTCCCCTAGCTAAACAATATAACTTACGAGTTCCCAAAGGTATTATGCTAGTTGGTCCACCAGGGACGGGTAAATCCCACTCTGCAAAAGTGTGCTCTCAAATCATGGGAGTTCCCCTGATCGTGGTAGACTGGGGAAACGTTAGAAGCTTTGGAAACGAAGCAGAAGCTAAATTAAAAAGACTGCTAAGATTGGTAGACAGAATTAACCATCTGATTATCTATTTTGACGACTTTGACAAAGGTTTCGCTGGCGATGATGACTTGAGCAGAAGATTGGCAGGACAGTTGTTGACTTGGATGCAAGAAAGAACGAGCGATGTCGTTGTCATTGCCAGCGTCAACCGCATGGAATGGTTACCACCAGAACTAACCAGGGCAGGTCGTTTCGACTATCTTTATAAAGTGGATTTACCCAATAATGGCGAGCGTCACACTATCTTTAAGCTTCATGCTGCTAGGTTTGACAAACGCTTTCAAAATGGCGGTGACCCATTTAATGAAGAAGATTGGAGACGCCTGCTTAAAGCAACAAATCGCTGTGTTGGTGCAGAAATTCAAACAATAGTAGAAAGATCAGCCGCAACTACTTTCTGCAAGATGTTTGAAGAAGATACTTTTAGTGGAGAAGAACTACCACCACTAGAACTGTCAATTCCAATTCTCTTGGAAGAACGCAATCTAATAAACCCTTTAGCAATAAGAGAAGCCGATCGAGTTGAATCAATGCGAAATAAAGCCGATGCCCAAGCATCACCTTCATCCAAGACAGATGATTCTATATACGCACTTGGCAACGTAGACATTTTTGGTTAA
- a CDS encoding ImmA/IrrE family metallo-endopeptidase, with protein MACWSHGVPVVYLAELGKGVAKMDGMVVYTNSRPVIILSKVSSLWAWQLFILAHEVAHVALGHVAPDEILVDEKLSEDSYASKDIDLDERAADMFALELLNGKPNATYTSSDNQVNFRELAESAFQFGKAHHIDPGHIVLNFANQSGNWKVGYAAAKVLQGENPPAPMVINSAMWGGIDSEVLPPDTVEFLSRVTDSHSTGSHSK; from the coding sequence ATGGCCTGCTGGTCACACGGTGTACCCGTAGTTTATCTGGCAGAGCTTGGCAAAGGTGTGGCGAAAATGGATGGCATGGTGGTTTATACAAACAGTCGGCCAGTCATCATTTTGTCAAAAGTATCGTCGCTTTGGGCATGGCAACTCTTTATCTTGGCCCACGAAGTCGCCCACGTGGCCCTTGGGCATGTGGCTCCCGACGAAATATTGGTCGATGAGAAACTGAGTGAAGATTCCTACGCATCGAAAGATATCGACTTGGACGAGCGTGCGGCAGATATGTTCGCGCTCGAGCTGTTAAACGGTAAACCAAACGCGACTTACACCTCATCAGACAATCAGGTCAACTTTAGAGAGCTAGCAGAGTCGGCATTTCAGTTTGGTAAGGCACACCATATAGATCCTGGGCACATTGTGTTGAATTTTGCGAATCAGTCCGGAAACTGGAAAGTTGGTTATGCTGCGGCCAAGGTTCTGCAGGGTGAGAATCCGCCTGCACCGATGGTCATCAACTCAGCGATGTGGGGCGGCATCGATTCTGAAGTACTACCACCGGACACTGTAGAATTCCTTAGTAGGGTTACTGATTCACACAGCACTGGTTCACATAGTAAGTGA
- a CDS encoding TrbI/VirB10 family protein — protein sequence MSELRLEDESEEKNNKVNSLLKIDDNDEEELEGENNSDGEGDDNEITEVEEDPVTVQTKHSIIDSPFSRLGVVGGAFGAGFLMVFLMLNGVFNNQSTVKKDSIKTADSQEEKSVFQEEKDGNVYAKLALAKQQEELEKINKLKSEKPEKPKQEAVTQTPKPAATPTPPTPAAPRQVARYSEPPPPVRRRTRTTIVAAEPPAPVRQVRTTPRIVRPSPLVASQIPRQQTLPPSPQIRQQPVVASEPLKDPIAEIERLRGMGSVGRVEYASATFANSTSIISRRTTEGDGDNQESTPRIRLRTRTSPNVSPSVSPSIPTDDGNNGIEELKPKWDVPQTAVAVSNKQGSSTSADQNNVFYVSSVVESTPPLPQVYPDPASPPSAQETSVTYDYLPEEAQIIEGKQPQYLVVGSFVKATLVTPLVWSQEIRSTAQNSNKPQTRFVARLEEPLLSNTGEIGIQAGTLVAVEMVYVDGASRAFAEVTAIMKDQTEYPVPNGAITVAGLGGNPLIAKKFHDKGGEIARYDMTVGVMGGLAKVGEIINQPDIEDEIEDERSDGTIRRRTRRNNSKRSWQGAFLEGAFGELTEVVGKRAERSTNEILSRANIWIVPKDTPIVLKVDRSLKLP from the coding sequence ATGAGTGAACTTAGGCTTGAAGACGAAAGTGAAGAGAAAAATAATAAGGTCAATTCTCTTCTAAAAATTGATGATAACGATGAAGAGGAGCTTGAAGGTGAAAATAACTCTGACGGTGAAGGGGATGATAATGAAATCACAGAGGTAGAAGAAGACCCTGTAACAGTACAGACCAAACATTCAATAATTGACTCTCCATTTTCAAGGTTGGGTGTTGTCGGCGGTGCTTTTGGTGCTGGCTTTTTAATGGTATTTTTAATGTTAAATGGAGTTTTTAACAACCAAAGTACAGTTAAAAAAGACTCCATAAAAACAGCAGATTCCCAGGAAGAAAAATCCGTCTTTCAAGAGGAAAAAGATGGGAATGTTTATGCGAAATTGGCACTAGCCAAACAACAAGAAGAACTAGAAAAAATCAATAAATTGAAATCAGAAAAACCTGAAAAACCAAAACAAGAGGCTGTTACTCAAACACCGAAACCTGCTGCTACCCCCACTCCCCCAACTCCTGCCGCACCACGCCAGGTGGCAAGATACTCCGAACCACCACCACCTGTACGGAGGCGAACTAGAACAACAATTGTAGCAGCAGAACCACCAGCACCAGTACGGCAAGTCAGAACAACGCCAAGAATAGTTCGACCGTCGCCCCTGGTAGCAAGTCAGATTCCAAGACAACAAACTTTACCTCCATCTCCACAAATAAGACAGCAACCAGTTGTTGCAAGTGAACCTTTGAAAGACCCCATAGCCGAAATCGAAAGATTGCGAGGTATGGGAAGCGTGGGCAGGGTTGAGTATGCTTCTGCGACATTCGCGAACAGCACATCCATAATTTCTAGGAGAACAACTGAAGGCGATGGGGACAACCAAGAGAGCACGCCAAGGATAAGACTGAGAACCAGAACTTCCCCAAATGTTAGCCCAAGTGTGTCTCCAAGCATCCCTACAGACGATGGTAACAATGGAATAGAGGAACTAAAACCAAAATGGGATGTTCCACAAACCGCTGTTGCAGTCTCGAACAAACAGGGCAGCAGCACCTCAGCAGACCAAAACAACGTTTTTTACGTAAGTTCTGTAGTAGAAAGCACACCGCCACTTCCACAAGTTTATCCCGATCCCGCGAGCCCTCCTTCAGCGCAAGAAACCTCTGTCACATACGACTATTTGCCAGAAGAAGCACAAATTATAGAAGGAAAGCAACCACAGTATCTAGTTGTCGGCTCTTTTGTCAAAGCGACACTCGTTACACCTCTGGTATGGTCGCAAGAAATACGGTCTACAGCACAAAACAGCAACAAACCACAAACCAGGTTTGTCGCTAGGTTAGAAGAACCTTTGTTGAGTAACACTGGGGAAATAGGAATCCAAGCTGGCACGCTTGTTGCAGTAGAAATGGTCTATGTGGATGGCGCATCCCGTGCATTTGCAGAAGTTACCGCCATAATGAAAGACCAAACAGAATATCCGGTACCCAATGGTGCTATTACTGTGGCAGGTCTTGGCGGCAATCCCCTCATCGCCAAAAAGTTCCACGACAAAGGTGGGGAAATTGCCCGATACGACATGACTGTAGGGGTAATGGGCGGTCTGGCAAAGGTGGGCGAAATCATCAACCAGCCCGATATTGAAGACGAAATCGAAGACGAGCGTTCGGACGGCACAATTCGCAGACGCACCAGGAGAAACAATTCAAAGCGCTCGTGGCAAGGCGCTTTCTTGGAAGGAGCGTTTGGAGAATTGACAGAGGTTGTAGGAAAAAGAGCCGAACGTTCTACTAATGAAATCCTGTCCAGAGCCAACATTTGGATAGTTCCCAAAGATACTCCCATCGTCCTCAAAGTAGACAGGTCTTTAAAACTCCCATGA